In Pseudophryne corroboree isolate aPseCor3 chromosome 7, aPseCor3.hap2, whole genome shotgun sequence, a single window of DNA contains:
- the LOC134944315 gene encoding olfactory receptor 2M2-like → MYFFASVGGTENILIFIMAYDRYVAICDPLHYQNILSRKHCILLASATWAVGFLNSLVFTIQASHMSFCQSRTIHQFFCDAKAIINISCAGSAEFYIVVYLEFLILVFFPVMFNFTSYIKIIWVILQIKSKDGRMKAFSTCSSHLSMIIMYYVTGFCEFMMPISDYSNVLEQVFTVLYSVVTPMINPLIYSLRNKDVKSALLRLLGANLNVQKRLS, encoded by the coding sequence ATGTACTTTTTTGCTTCGGTTGGTGGTACAGAAAACATTCTAAtcttcattatggcatatgaccgatatgttgctatatgtgatcctttacatTATCAGAATATTTTAAGTAGGAAGCACTGTATCTTATTGGCATCTGCCACTTGGGCAGTAGGATTCTTAAACTCACTTGTGTTTACAATCCAAGcatcacacatgtccttctgtcagtctcgcaccatacaccagtttttctgtgatgctaAAGCTATAATTAACATCTCCTGTGCTGGGAGTGCAGAGTTTTATATTGTCGTCTATCTGGAATTTTTGATATTAGTATTTTTCCCAGTTATGTTCAATTTTACATCGTATATAAAAATTATATGGGTCATTTTACAGATCAAATCTAAGGACGGCAGAatgaaagccttctccacctgctcatcccacctctccATGATCATTATGTACTATGTGACAGGTTTCTGTGAGTTTATGATGCCAATTTCAGACTACTCTAATGTACTAGAACAGGTCTTTACTGTACTGTACTCAGTTGTCACACCCATGATCAATCCTCTAATCTATAGTCTACGGAATAAAGATGTAAAAAGTGCTCTGCTGAGACTACTGGGTGCTAATTTAAATGTTCAAAAAAGATTAAGCTAA